Proteins from a genomic interval of Dermacentor variabilis isolate Ectoservices chromosome 8, ASM5094787v1, whole genome shotgun sequence:
- the LOC142590062 gene encoding uncharacterized protein LOC142590062 translates to MSSLLFEPSEGRCGSCTPPPSSQQSHGYHLAGGPQGGAPRVPPFAPQPHTGGQPGGMRSLSVTSAHVQQHQSQQQPVSTVTCNAHEVCHYFQQVFYVSAILTGIALVIAGAIQTGAPDASLNSEQPPMGPAIGEPPDGAVASGDLLVFVYIGVLLIGVNVSLLLLQCYMRSKELRRARRSATMQPPTVPPATVHYNPLVSVGPPRQVAMPCAVDIVSGIHRQQPQVPSPGKAQRRGYGPASVHSVATVPAMPSTQPHWLLTPGSRAATVAASQPPPSYDNLLIVGHTPREVATLHLI, encoded by the exons ATGTCATCGCTACTGTTTGAGCCAAGCGAAGGGCGTTGCGGCAGCTGCACGCCGCCGCCTTCGTCGCAGCAGAGCCACGGCTACCACCTGGCGGGGGGGCCGCAGGGTGGGGCACCGCGCGTGCCGCCCTTTGCCCCGCAGCCCCACACGGGGGGTCAGCCGGGTGGAATGCGCTCGCTGTCGGTCACGTCGGCTCACGTGCAACAGCACCAGTCGCAGCAACAGCCGGTGTCAACAGTCACGTGCAACGCTCACGAAGTGTGCCACTACTTTCAACAG GTATTCTACGTGTCAGCCATCCTCACCGGCATCGCGCTGGTCATTGCCGGCGCCATCCAGACTGGAGCGCCAGACGCCTCGCTGAACTCCGAGCAGCCCCCAATGGGACCTGCGATCGGCGAGCCGCCGGACGGTGCGGTCGCCAGCGGCGACCTGCTTGTGTTTGTTTACATCGGTGTGCTACTCATCGGCGTCAACGtctcgctgctgcttctgcagtGCTACATGCGTAGCAAGGAGCTGCGGCGAGCTCGGCGGTCAGCGACAATGCAGCCGCCTACAGTTCCGCCTGCCACAGTGCACTATAATCCCCTCGTGTCTGTCGGCCCACCGAGACAG GTGGCCATGCCCTGTGCCGTGGACATCGTATCTGGCATACACAGGCAGCAGCCGCAGGTGCCGTCACCGGGAAAAGCCCAGCGGCGCGGCTATGGCCCAGCGTCGGTCCACAGCGTCGCAACGGTGCCGGCAATGCCCAGCACCCAGCCCCACTGGCTGCTCACCCCAGGCTCCCG GGCGGCCACGGTCGCTGCCAGCCAGCCACCTCCGAGCTACGACAACCTCCTGATAGTCGGTCACACACCGCGCGAAGTCGCCACGCTTCACCTCATCTAG